A single window of Ignavibacteriota bacterium DNA harbors:
- a CDS encoding PAS domain-containing sensor histidine kinase yields MVNQIKTYYAPAEKLKINDVKKQNKVLETLPQIKFFLDTIPNAYFILNEQRQIIYANKIALEALDVSQIENILGMRFGEVLSCTHAKEMPGGCGTAEACQHCGAVNAIQTSLKNKSDIRECRISTDSNDKDYDFRVWSNPYEIAGEKFILFSIADISDEKRRRALETIFFHDVLNTAGGIKGISSLIHDFPEEVNDFKDILYDSSKHLINEIQAQRDLANAENNDLKLHIVKLNSKYILELIKGIYSSHDIAMNKTIEIDPKSEYSNFESDEPLLVRVLSNMTKNALEASEENQVVTIKSEIEGEYIKFSIHNQKFMSREIQLQIFQRSFSTKGAGRGLGTYSIKLLGEKYLKGKVGFDTSRDFGTTFYGKFPIKLVE; encoded by the coding sequence ATGGTAAATCAGATAAAAACATATTATGCCCCGGCAGAGAAGCTTAAGATTAATGATGTTAAAAAACAAAATAAAGTTTTGGAAACGCTTCCGCAAATAAAATTCTTTCTCGATACTATCCCGAATGCATATTTTATTTTGAATGAACAAAGACAGATAATTTATGCTAATAAGATAGCTCTTGAAGCTTTGGACGTCTCTCAGATCGAAAATATTCTTGGTATGAGATTCGGAGAAGTATTGAGTTGTACCCATGCAAAAGAAATGCCCGGAGGTTGTGGTACAGCTGAAGCCTGCCAACATTGTGGAGCTGTAAATGCTATTCAAACAAGCCTTAAAAATAAATCTGATATTCGGGAATGCAGAATAAGTACAGATAGTAATGATAAAGATTATGACTTCCGTGTATGGAGCAATCCGTATGAAATTGCTGGAGAAAAATTTATACTTTTTTCCATTGCGGATATCAGTGATGAAAAAAGAAGGCGTGCATTAGAAACAATCTTTTTTCATGATGTACTAAACACAGCCGGTGGGATAAAAGGCATAAGTTCACTAATTCATGATTTTCCGGAAGAAGTCAATGATTTTAAAGATATTTTGTATGATTCAAGTAAGCATTTAATCAATGAAATTCAGGCACAGAGAGACCTTGCTAATGCTGAGAATAACGACTTAAAATTGCATATTGTTAAACTTAATTCTAAATACATTCTTGAGCTGATTAAGGGCATTTATAGCAGTCATGATATTGCCATGAATAAGACAATTGAAATTGACCCTAAAAGCGAATATTCTAATTTCGAATCTGATGAACCATTGCTGGTTCGTGTACTAAGCAACATGACAAAGAATGCACTTGAGGCATCTGAGGAAAATCAGGTCGTGACTATTAAGTCTGAAATAGAAGGTGAATACATAAAATTTAGTATTCATAACCAAAAGTTTATGTCTCGAGAGATACAATTGCAAATTTTTCAAAGATCATTCTCTACAAAAGGTGCAGGACGCGGATTAGGCACATACAGTATAAAACTTTTAGGCGAGAAATATCTCAAAGGTAAAGTAGGTTTTGATACAAGTCGTGATTTTGGAACTACATTTTATGGTAAATTTCCAATTAAATTAGTGGAATAA
- a CDS encoding chemotaxis protein CheA, which produces MTGSFEDEEMLEILESYLIETGEILEILTSSLIELENSPDNSDLVNKIFRYFHTIKGTSSFMGFDDIAKLTHSAEDLLNKARRGELSVTQEILDVLMDSRDRLDLMVAGITNPGDKITYDDLVSRILAIQDVESAETNISKSTSKSAGIVIDSDESALEKVFESSDLFQGSGEFSDEELALLEKAFAEVNNSFQSPDLSEQSAQHEKKEPETDKVQINIIEDSKPVSKAETPLPEIEKEFPASPPKAEVSTVNNAAKALASKPASQTETIRIDINRVESLMDLSGELVLGRNRLTQITNKIVAGGNIKELIHELVETTNQIDLITSEVQTSAMKMRMVPIGRLFQKAPKIIRDLSKEFGKKIKLTLEGEDTEVDRGIIEELNDPLVHMLRNSCDHGIETAEERRVSGKNPEGQIQLIAYHEGNHIILKIIDDGKGIDPEKILSKAIEKGFVNQDQLKQLSNWEILQLIFKPGFSTAKNVTAVSGRGVGMDVVKTNINKLKGIIEIDSTPGIGSTFTVKLPLTLAIIQGLLIKSNNSIYALPLSSVVEVVSFDEETVHYVNSGKVIRIRDEVIPLMFLEDITGDNVIENKGSRYVVNLAIGIERVGLVVDELLGQQEIVIKSLGNYLVNIEGIAGSTIIGDGRVIMILDTQGIIKQYKKLRS; this is translated from the coding sequence ATGACTGGTAGCTTTGAAGATGAGGAAATGCTTGAAATCCTCGAAAGTTATTTAATAGAAACAGGCGAAATTTTAGAAATTTTAACTTCAAGCTTAATTGAGCTTGAAAACAGTCCTGATAACAGCGACCTGGTTAATAAGATTTTCAGATATTTTCATACTATAAAAGGAACTTCTTCTTTTATGGGGTTTGACGATATTGCGAAACTTACTCACAGTGCTGAAGATTTACTTAATAAAGCAAGACGCGGTGAACTTTCTGTTACTCAGGAAATTCTTGATGTACTAATGGATTCGCGTGACAGGCTTGACCTGATGGTAGCAGGTATAACCAATCCTGGTGATAAGATTACTTACGATGATTTGGTCTCAAGAATTCTGGCAATTCAGGATGTCGAATCAGCTGAAACAAACATATCAAAATCAACTTCAAAATCTGCCGGCATAGTGATAGATTCCGACGAATCTGCACTTGAGAAAGTATTTGAGAGTTCTGATTTATTCCAAGGTTCGGGCGAATTCTCAGATGAAGAGCTTGCTCTGCTTGAAAAAGCTTTTGCTGAAGTGAATAACTCATTCCAGTCGCCGGATTTATCTGAACAATCTGCTCAACATGAGAAAAAAGAGCCGGAAACAGATAAAGTGCAGATCAATATAATTGAAGATTCAAAACCTGTTTCTAAAGCAGAAACTCCTTTGCCGGAAATTGAAAAAGAATTTCCTGCAAGTCCACCAAAAGCAGAAGTTTCAACTGTTAATAATGCAGCTAAAGCACTCGCTTCAAAGCCAGCCAGCCAGACCGAAACTATCAGAATCGACATAAACAGGGTTGAGTCACTGATGGACTTATCGGGTGAACTCGTACTAGGAAGAAATAGATTGACTCAGATTACAAACAAAATTGTAGCGGGCGGTAATATAAAAGAACTTATTCATGAACTTGTCGAAACAACCAATCAAATTGATCTTATTACTTCCGAAGTTCAGACATCCGCTATGAAAATGCGTATGGTTCCAATCGGCAGACTATTCCAAAAAGCACCCAAAATTATCCGTGATTTATCCAAAGAATTCGGCAAAAAAATCAAACTTACTCTTGAAGGTGAAGATACTGAAGTTGACAGAGGTATCATAGAAGAACTGAATGACCCTCTTGTGCACATGCTCCGAAATTCTTGTGACCATGGTATTGAGACAGCTGAGGAAAGAAGAGTCTCAGGAAAAAACCCGGAAGGTCAGATACAACTTATTGCATATCATGAAGGAAATCATATAATTCTCAAAATTATTGATGATGGAAAAGGAATTGACCCTGAAAAGATTTTGAGCAAGGCAATAGAAAAGGGCTTTGTTAATCAAGACCAGTTGAAACAGTTAAGTAATTGGGAAATCCTACAACTTATTTTTAAGCCGGGTTTCAGCACTGCTAAAAATGTTACCGCCGTCTCCGGTAGAGGCGTAGGTATGGACGTTGTTAAAACCAATATCAATAAATTAAAAGGTATTATTGAAATTGATTCAACACCTGGAATTGGAAGCACTTTTACAGTAAAACTCCCGCTGACATTGGCTATTATTCAGGGATTACTGATTAAATCCAACAATAGTATTTATGCATTACCACTGAGCTCGGTTGTTGAAGTTGTTTCATTTGACGAAGAAACTGTTCACTATGTAAATTCCGGTAAGGTTATAAGAATTCGCGACGAGGTTATACCTCTAATGTTCTTAGAAGATATTACAGGTGATAATGTAATTGAAAATAAAGGCTCAAGGTATGTTGTTAATCTTGCTATTGGTATAGAGCGTGTGGGTCTTGTTGTTGACGAATTATTGGGTCAGCAGGAAATCGTAATAAAATCTCTTGGTAACTATCTCGTTAATATTGAAGGTATTGCCGGCTCTACCATAATTGGTGACGGTAGAGTTATTATGATTTTGGATACTCAAGGCATTATTAAGCAATATAAAAAATTAAGAAGCTAG
- a CDS encoding protein phosphatase CheZ, translated as MIDNEIKILLRKADELRALFVLGQKVIPFLEEIFVFVSEIQPLLDDINNSIRDNLKRMPNASKQLSKVTEATELATNEIMDLVDGIVFNSESIATNITKVQKIADLEFQKPIQILELVYDAIENGADVRGLLPEMKKLIEHLKQNSSVEKSEIISNTKEILRTIQSDSSSIMMSLQVQDITSQQIAAVNKLLETVQDKLNSILHHFKDSDLSEMISKEVDENNESEIKVSKLHREIAFDPNAVDSIANKEFRQTEVDEYIRLAKEGQFREHDSHFADLDEAEREIEQKQNSNDNTVEHKVPDSAQSEKTNNIQEVDDFESISQEDIDKMFNS; from the coding sequence ATGATTGATAATGAAATAAAAATTTTGCTTCGCAAAGCTGATGAACTAAGAGCTTTATTTGTATTGGGGCAGAAGGTAATTCCATTCCTTGAGGAAATATTTGTTTTTGTTAGCGAGATACAGCCACTTTTAGATGACATCAATAATTCCATCAGAGATAATCTCAAAAGGATGCCTAATGCAAGTAAGCAACTTTCCAAAGTAACTGAAGCTACAGAGCTTGCTACAAATGAAATAATGGACTTGGTAGATGGTATTGTATTCAATTCAGAAAGTATTGCTACAAACATTACAAAAGTACAAAAAATTGCAGACCTGGAATTTCAGAAACCTATTCAAATTTTAGAACTTGTATATGATGCTATTGAAAATGGAGCTGATGTCAGAGGTTTGCTACCTGAGATGAAGAAATTAATTGAACATCTCAAACAAAATTCAAGTGTTGAAAAATCTGAAATAATTTCCAATACTAAAGAAATATTGAGAACTATTCAGTCTGATTCTTCATCAATAATGATGTCATTGCAAGTGCAGGATATCACTTCTCAGCAAATTGCTGCTGTTAACAAATTGCTGGAAACAGTTCAGGATAAATTAAATTCAATTTTGCATCATTTCAAAGATTCAGATTTGAGCGAAATGATTTCTAAAGAAGTTGATGAAAATAATGAATCGGAAATCAAGGTTTCCAAGTTACACCGAGAAATTGCTTTTGACCCTAACGCCGTAGATTCAATTGCAAATAAAGAATTCCGACAAACTGAGGTTGATGAGTACATCAGATTAGCAAAAGAAGGGCAGTTCAGAGAACATGACAGCCATTTTGCCGATTTGGACGAAGCTGAACGGGAAATTGAACAAAAGCAGAATTCGAATGATAATACTGTAGAACATAAAGTACCGGATTCAGCACAGTCAGAAAAAACTAATAATATTCAAGAGGTTGATGACTTTGAATCTATCTCGCAGGAAGATATTGATAAAATGTTTAACAGTTAG
- a CDS encoding response regulator, which produces MKFLVVDDSPTMRRIVINALKTFGYEDFLEANDGIEAMEQLHGEKIDFVITDWNMPNMSGLDLTKNIRNSPNFGNVPILMVTTRGLKQDIVEALKARVNNYVVKPFTPQVLKEKIDAILKTS; this is translated from the coding sequence ATGAAGTTTCTTGTTGTTGATGACTCGCCAACTATGCGGAGAATTGTTATAAATGCTCTCAAAACTTTCGGTTACGAAGATTTTCTCGAAGCTAATGATGGTATTGAAGCTATGGAACAATTGCATGGTGAAAAAATTGATTTTGTGATTACCGATTGGAATATGCCTAATATGAGCGGACTTGATCTGACTAAGAATATTAGAAACTCTCCAAATTTTGGAAACGTTCCAATTTTGATGGTAACAACAAGAGGTTTGAAGCAGGATATTGTCGAAGCTCTGAAAGCCAGAGTCAACAATTATGTTGTTAAACCATTTACACCTCAGGTTCTTAAAGAAAAAATTGATGCTATTCTAAAAACCAGTTAA
- a CDS encoding response regulator: MSKVILVVEDSPSIRKFISLALKIQSYKVITAEDGMQALEILSQENQVDLVLTDLNMPNMDGIELIKEIRKNPNYVDLPIIILSSLTSERDINEGLDAGADSYLIKPFNTKKIQYEISKYL, from the coding sequence ATGTCAAAAGTTATTTTAGTAGTAGAAGATTCGCCATCAATCAGAAAATTTATTTCTTTAGCATTAAAAATACAAAGTTATAAAGTGATTACAGCGGAAGACGGTATGCAGGCGCTTGAAATTCTGTCTCAGGAAAATCAGGTTGACCTTGTTCTAACTGACCTTAATATGCCTAATATGGATGGAATTGAATTGATTAAAGAAATCCGAAAAAATCCTAATTATGTGGATTTGCCCATAATTATTTTATCGTCACTTACTAGTGAGAGAGATATTAATGAAGGGCTTGATGCAGGTGCTGATTCATATTTAATCAAGCCATTTAATACAAAAAAAATTCAGTACGAAATATCTAAATATTTATAA
- a CDS encoding protein-glutamate O-methyltransferase CheR → MTNEEFEQMRVLIYDLSGIYFTDSKKYLLESRIAKRITANNMKSFADYISFLKLKPGRVELDALFEAITINETYFFRVPQQFEALENVIIPEIAKLKEGLPNPTIRIWSAAASTGEEAYTISIMINERLKYKYPKINFQIIGTDINSAVLESARKAVYKEYAIRNVPDNLLEKYFKKEDNQYILKDEIKRIVRFSQLNLYDNIALRAIPPCDVIFCANVLIYFDIPSKQKVVSDLYNTLTKGGYLFVGYSESLHGISKAFKLVHLPKAMAYQKD, encoded by the coding sequence ATGACAAACGAAGAATTTGAACAAATGCGGGTATTGATATACGACTTGAGTGGTATATACTTCACAGACAGTAAAAAATATCTTCTCGAAAGTCGTATTGCAAAAAGAATAACAGCAAATAATATGAAATCATTTGCTGATTATATTAGTTTTTTGAAATTGAAACCCGGAAGAGTTGAACTTGATGCACTTTTCGAAGCAATTACAATTAACGAAACTTATTTTTTCAGAGTACCTCAACAGTTCGAAGCCCTTGAAAATGTAATAATACCTGAAATTGCAAAATTGAAAGAAGGTCTTCCAAACCCGACAATACGAATTTGGAGTGCCGCCGCATCAACAGGTGAGGAGGCTTACACAATATCAATAATGATAAATGAAAGACTGAAATACAAGTACCCTAAGATAAATTTCCAGATAATTGGTACAGATATTAACTCAGCAGTTCTCGAAAGCGCCCGTAAAGCTGTTTACAAAGAGTACGCTATTAGAAATGTTCCTGATAATTTGTTAGAGAAATATTTCAAAAAAGAAGATAATCAATATATTCTTAAAGATGAAATAAAAAGAATAGTCAGATTTTCGCAGCTAAATTTATACGACAACATTGCTTTGCGTGCTATACCACCCTGCGATGTGATTTTCTGCGCTAATGTGCTTATTTATTTCGATATACCGTCCAAGCAGAAAGTAGTATCAGATTTATACAATACTCTGACAAAAGGAGGATATTTATTTGTTGGCTATTCAGAATCATTACATGGAATATCCAAGGCTTTCAAATTAGTTCATTTACCAAAAGCTATGGCTTATCAAAAGGATTAA
- a CDS encoding HEAT repeat domain-containing protein, whose product MDDYTLLKQLLDNRDADEFLRNASELDPSFWEAGDKLKILTDAITLDNRGLKDFVYRILLSLDDESKSYASGFLVKHLYDKNLELRNLVADLLMKFGTNANEYLLPLLEDIDVDVQKFASDILGFSGTDKEIPNLVNLLNAKDMNVFTSAIESIGRIYERHSEQIGLGDLMIDKLTNIYNHQNYDTQPVIIEAIAKIGGDRAVDFLIYIIKTEEDLFLKTNAIDGLSICGNSEEICVLLKEQLHTFMKELQPVVLKTIIAISFRVGCSIDFEESFRDIALVALEDSDPDIRTAGLLALGNTYTYQDLSLIAGEYHKSGDEIKLYILNNFVANNINLLSDFIVEFARLTSSADHCYGILEMISNIRNFIDDYDTETQSEVIKVFISNLGLQLEMHEYDVFENLRMINEFVFDNILEKMASEAEGSIAEQISDLQNYLRN is encoded by the coding sequence ATGGACGATTATACTTTATTAAAACAACTTTTAGATAATAGAGATGCTGATGAATTTCTCAGGAATGCCTCAGAACTTGACCCTTCATTTTGGGAAGCCGGAGATAAACTGAAGATTCTTACTGATGCAATAACTCTGGATAACAGAGGTTTGAAGGACTTTGTTTACAGGATACTTTTATCCCTTGATGATGAGAGCAAAAGTTATGCATCAGGATTTCTTGTTAAGCATTTATATGATAAAAATCTCGAACTGCGTAATTTAGTTGCGGATTTATTAATGAAATTCGGCACAAACGCAAACGAATACCTGCTCCCACTTTTAGAAGATATTGATGTTGATGTTCAGAAATTTGCAAGTGATATCCTCGGATTTTCAGGTACAGACAAAGAAATACCGAATCTGGTGAATTTATTGAACGCTAAAGATATGAATGTTTTCACTTCCGCTATTGAATCAATTGGACGAATTTACGAAAGGCACAGTGAGCAAATTGGACTTGGTGATTTGATGATTGATAAGTTGACCAATATTTATAATCATCAAAATTATGACACACAGCCGGTTATTATTGAAGCTATTGCCAAAATCGGTGGAGACAGAGCCGTTGATTTCCTGATATATATTATAAAAACTGAAGAAGACTTATTTCTCAAAACAAATGCAATTGACGGCTTGTCTATTTGTGGCAATTCTGAAGAAATTTGTGTACTTCTAAAAGAGCAACTTCACACCTTTATGAAAGAATTGCAGCCCGTAGTTCTCAAGACTATTATTGCTATCAGCTTCAGAGTAGGATGCAGTATTGATTTCGAGGAATCATTCAGAGACATAGCGTTAGTAGCTCTTGAAGATTCTGACCCTGATATCCGAACTGCCGGTTTACTTGCATTGGGCAATACCTATACATATCAGGATTTGAGTTTAATCGCCGGTGAATACCATAAAAGCGGAGATGAAATCAAACTCTATATACTTAATAATTTTGTTGCCAACAACATAAATTTGTTGAGTGATTTTATTGTTGAGTTTGCCCGGCTTACAAGTTCTGCAGACCACTGCTACGGAATTCTTGAGATGATAAGTAATATTCGGAATTTCATAGATGATTACGATACTGAGACTCAATCAGAAGTAATTAAGGTATTCATAAGTAATCTTGGTTTGCAGCTTGAAATGCACGAATACGACGTATTTGAGAATTTAAGGATGATAAACGAGTTTGTATTTGACAATATATTAGAAAAAATGGCATCAGAAGCAGAAGGTTCTATCGCTGAACAGATTTCTGATTTGCAAAATTATTTAAGAAATTAA
- a CDS encoding sigma-54-dependent Fis family transcriptional regulator encodes MVVIEDDPLVNSTIKGILSSKYSRVETFTDANKGLDELHMISPDLILLDIFLGHSNGLDILEQLRKQGYTMPVIIMTAFSDIKMAVRAMKLGAEDFIVKPLDLEQLEVSVDRSLKNFDLRRQVDILSEQLKKDQPSEILGTSSGMKDAMEMAKLISYADDTTVLILGESGTGKELMARFIHDNSPRHKGPFVTINCGAIPRELAENELFGYERGAFTGATEKIRQGRFEQAQHGTILLDEIAELSMELQVKLLRVLQERKFYRLGGNKEISVDVRVIASTNKELETLVEQEKFREDLFYRLNVARILLPPLRERGEDIIKLATAFVKEFNKKFNKNVTGFTSEAADIINFYPWKGNVRELRNVIERVVLLEQATILTKDSLSFLKGGSQLHSSTQVPKQELTLSAGQHYLKIADSGVLMGNVLKDLIIQTLKITGGNQIKASKLLGVSRAKLRYRIEQLGINISGKEIS; translated from the coding sequence ATAGTTGTTATAGAAGACGATCCTTTGGTTAACTCGACAATCAAAGGAATACTTTCGTCTAAATATTCTCGGGTAGAAACTTTTACAGATGCCAACAAAGGTTTGGACGAACTTCACATGATTTCTCCTGACCTTATACTCCTTGATATATTTCTCGGTCATTCAAACGGGCTTGATATATTAGAGCAGCTCAGAAAACAGGGCTATACTATGCCTGTGATAATAATGACTGCCTTCAGTGATATAAAAATGGCTGTCCGTGCTATGAAATTAGGTGCTGAAGACTTCATCGTAAAGCCTTTGGACCTTGAGCAGTTGGAAGTGTCGGTTGATCGTTCTTTGAAAAATTTTGATTTACGCCGTCAAGTTGATATTCTTTCCGAGCAATTGAAAAAAGACCAGCCTAGTGAAATTCTGGGTACTTCTTCGGGAATGAAAGATGCTATGGAAATGGCAAAACTCATATCTTATGCCGACGATACAACTGTACTTATTCTTGGAGAGTCAGGAACGGGTAAAGAGCTTATGGCAAGATTTATTCATGATAATTCACCTCGTCATAAAGGACCGTTTGTGACAATTAATTGTGGCGCCATACCTCGTGAGCTTGCTGAAAACGAACTTTTTGGTTATGAGCGTGGAGCATTCACTGGTGCAACTGAAAAAATTCGCCAAGGTAGATTTGAACAAGCTCAGCACGGTACAATTCTGCTTGATGAGATTGCCGAACTTAGTATGGAGCTTCAGGTCAAGCTATTGCGAGTTCTCCAGGAACGCAAGTTTTACAGGTTGGGTGGAAATAAGGAAATATCTGTAGATGTAAGAGTAATTGCCTCAACAAATAAGGAACTTGAGACTCTGGTCGAGCAGGAAAAATTCCGTGAAGACTTATTCTACAGGCTAAATGTAGCAAGAATTTTGCTTCCACCACTAAGAGAAAGAGGTGAGGACATAATAAAATTAGCTACTGCTTTTGTCAAGGAATTTAATAAAAAATTCAATAAAAATGTTACAGGATTTACATCCGAAGCAGCAGATATTATTAATTTCTACCCGTGGAAAGGTAACGTCCGTGAGCTTAGAAATGTTATTGAAAGAGTTGTCCTTCTTGAACAAGCCACTATATTAACAAAAGACTCTTTATCATTTCTCAAGGGTGGAAGTCAACTACATTCATCCACTCAAGTTCCCAAACAGGAGTTGACTTTGAGTGCCGGTCAGCACTATCTTAAAATTGCTGACTCAGGTGTTCTGATGGGTAATGTACTTAAAGATTTGATTATTCAAACACTCAAAATAACAGGTGGAAATCAGATTAAAGCATCAAAATTGCTCGGTGTTTCACGAGCTAAGCTAAGATATAGAATTGAGCAGCTTGGAATTAATATATCAGGCAAAGAAATTTCATAG
- a CDS encoding PAS domain S-box protein — translation MTSKQKKVKKDDNTSTTEKQLAWYKSFFDNATDAVFIVQPETWSVLDANDYAAQILGRSRDNLLGEILPQFRRIFKLLNKTNSTMVLSELSLENQEGNPIMVEVSARFMRFEGQDLILAIARDVSEQHALTDKLVQADKLVLLGQLSAGVAHEIRNPLAAVNLNLQVLKRRFEPTAPEYEYIETALQGVDRISRIVEVTLNFSRPTMPDIKDLQLNSLIVSTLELVTAMIKRKDIKVELKFDENLPVIAADSKQIQQVLINLITNAADAIKIKGNIKIETYTEKFGRSGDGIYVVASISDNGIGILPEDLPKIFNPFFTRKADGTGLGLPITQRILHQHSGIIDVESSFGSGTTFYVKLPLPSEIKKN, via the coding sequence ATGACAAGTAAACAAAAAAAAGTAAAAAAAGATGACAATACTTCGACGACAGAAAAGCAACTTGCCTGGTATAAATCTTTTTTTGATAACGCCACAGATGCAGTATTTATAGTACAGCCGGAGACTTGGAGTGTCCTTGATGCAAATGATTATGCGGCACAAATATTAGGCAGATCGCGGGATAATCTTTTAGGGGAAATTTTACCTCAATTCCGCAGAATATTTAAGCTCTTGAATAAGACAAACTCTACGATGGTTCTCAGCGAATTGTCGCTTGAAAATCAGGAAGGCAATCCAATCATGGTCGAGGTCAGTGCTCGCTTTATGAGATTCGAGGGGCAGGACTTAATTCTTGCAATTGCCCGTGATGTCAGCGAGCAACATGCACTTACAGATAAATTAGTTCAAGCTGATAAACTTGTCCTTTTGGGGCAGCTTTCTGCCGGAGTGGCACATGAAATAAGGAACCCCCTTGCTGCTGTTAATCTGAACCTTCAAGTACTTAAAAGGCGCTTTGAGCCAACGGCTCCTGAATATGAGTATATTGAAACCGCCCTTCAGGGAGTTGACAGAATTTCAAGAATTGTTGAAGTTACATTGAATTTTTCCCGTCCGACAATGCCCGATATCAAGGATTTACAGTTAAATAGTTTAATTGTAAGTACTCTTGAGCTCGTGACGGCTATGATTAAAAGAAAGGATATTAAAGTTGAGCTGAAATTTGACGAGAACCTTCCGGTCATAGCCGCTGATTCTAAGCAAATACAGCAGGTATTGATAAATCTTATAACTAATGCCGCTGATGCAATAAAAATTAAGGGAAATATCAAAATTGAGACTTATACTGAAAAATTTGGTCGTTCGGGTGATGGTATTTATGTTGTTGCCTCTATATCCGATAATGGGATAGGCATACTTCCGGAGGATTTACCGAAGATTTTTAATCCTTTTTTTACACGGAAAGCTGACGGTACAGGTCTTGGACTTCCGATTACGCAAAGAATTTTACATCAACACAGTGGTATAATTGACGTAGAAAGTTCATTCGGTTCCGGTACAACTTTTTATGTAAAACTACCTCTGCCATCAGAAATTAAAAAAAATTGA